Proteins encoded in a region of the Jatrophihabitans sp. genome:
- a CDS encoding ROK family protein, translating to MTALGNPAGQQTVRRHNLSLITTSLAAAPGSRAQLAQRTGLTKATVSSLVDHLISRDVLVEGPPATAGIGRPARPVTLNPEGPMALGVEVNVDYLTVCVLDLTGQLRCYRHSVAENRARSAAEVIEQTAELVGEVLRELGRPLLGAALALPGVVGADGTLSRAPNLPGLTGGQPGRQLAAALGLPPLLVDNEANLGALACLRAEPAVGPDFVYVSGEIGVGAGLVVAGELFRGVNGFAGELGHVVVAQDGPDCGCGGRGCVEQYAGQEVLLRTAGQPGLEQLEAAVAAGDPAALDAVARAGSALGVGLASLLNVMDLPTVVLGGVYARLFEAITPSLTAQLDRRALAPRGAGRLSRSPLGIDAAARGAAGAVLDRALRDPAGIPVLAGV from the coding sequence ATGACAGCGCTGGGAAACCCCGCCGGCCAGCAGACCGTCCGGCGGCACAATCTCAGCCTGATCACCACGTCGCTGGCGGCCGCGCCGGGTTCGCGGGCCCAGCTCGCCCAGCGGACCGGCCTCACCAAAGCCACCGTCTCAAGCCTGGTGGACCACCTCATCAGCCGTGACGTGCTGGTGGAGGGGCCGCCGGCCACTGCCGGGATAGGCCGGCCGGCCCGTCCGGTCACCCTCAACCCCGAGGGCCCGATGGCCCTGGGCGTGGAGGTCAACGTCGACTACCTGACGGTGTGCGTGCTGGACCTGACCGGGCAGTTGCGCTGCTACCGGCACAGCGTCGCGGAGAACCGGGCCCGGAGCGCGGCCGAGGTGATCGAGCAGACAGCCGAGCTCGTCGGCGAGGTGCTGCGGGAACTGGGCCGGCCGCTGCTCGGCGCAGCGCTGGCGCTGCCGGGCGTGGTCGGCGCCGACGGAACGCTGTCGCGGGCGCCGAACCTGCCCGGCCTCACCGGCGGGCAACCGGGCCGGCAGCTGGCTGCCGCGCTGGGACTGCCGCCGCTGCTGGTCGACAACGAGGCCAACCTGGGCGCCCTGGCCTGCCTGCGCGCCGAGCCGGCGGTGGGCCCGGACTTCGTCTACGTCTCCGGTGAGATCGGGGTAGGCGCCGGCCTGGTGGTGGCCGGTGAGCTGTTCCGGGGCGTCAACGGCTTCGCTGGCGAGCTCGGCCACGTGGTGGTCGCCCAGGACGGCCCGGACTGCGGCTGTGGCGGCCGGGGCTGCGTGGAGCAGTACGCCGGGCAGGAGGTGCTGCTGCGCACCGCCGGGCAACCGGGCCTGGAGCAGCTGGAGGCCGCGGTGGCGGCCGGGGACCCGGCGGCGCTGGACGCGGTCGCGCGGGCCGGCAGCGCGCTGGGAGTGGGCCTGGCCTCACTGCTCAACGTGATGGACCTGCCCACTGTGGTGCTCGGCGGCGTGTACGCCCGGCTGTTCGAGGCCATCACCCCGTCCTTGACCGCTCAGCTGGACCGGCGGGCGCTGGCGCCGCGGGGCGCCGGCCGGCTCAGCAGGTCGCCGCTGGGCATCGACGCCGCCGCGCGGGGCGCGGCCGGCGCGGTGCTGGACCGGGCGCTGCGCGATCCGGCCGGCATCCCCGTCCTGGCCGGCGTCTGA
- a CDS encoding siderophore-interacting protein, with translation MPDVQHITRTGHFLTTVAELTMLSPRMRRITLAAPEITGRHWPLGCDIAVVLTGPDGREVRRRYTVRSSVGEQLVIDAVLHGHGPGSSWAQELRVGGQVSFFGPRGELPLPAASWLLALTDEAGLPAIAALAEAAGAAGRGLRVLAEISDDGERYPLPANAEVQWLARDGRPAGQPDLLVGALDRLRPGAGPGYAYVLGESRAILTVRDELARLGLSRSEIYAKGYWNHNSRSTR, from the coding sequence ATGCCTGACGTCCAACACATCACCCGCACCGGTCATTTCCTGACGACAGTGGCCGAACTCACCATGCTGTCGCCGCGGATGCGCCGAATCACCCTGGCCGCGCCCGAGATCACCGGGCGGCACTGGCCGCTGGGCTGCGACATCGCCGTGGTGCTGACTGGTCCGGACGGGCGCGAGGTGCGACGGCGCTACACCGTCCGCTCCAGCGTCGGCGAGCAGCTGGTCATCGACGCGGTGCTGCACGGCCACGGCCCGGGCTCCAGCTGGGCCCAGGAGTTGCGGGTCGGCGGCCAGGTGAGCTTCTTCGGCCCGCGCGGCGAGCTGCCGCTGCCCGCGGCGTCCTGGCTGCTGGCGCTGACCGACGAGGCCGGGCTGCCGGCGATCGCAGCGCTGGCAGAGGCGGCCGGCGCGGCCGGCCGCGGCCTGCGGGTGCTGGCCGAGATCTCCGACGACGGCGAGCGCTACCCGCTGCCGGCCAACGCCGAGGTTCAGTGGCTGGCCCGCGACGGCCGGCCGGCCGGGCAGCCTGACCTGCTGGTCGGCGCGCTGGACCGGCTCCGGCCCGGGGCCGGCCCCGGCTACGCCTACGTGCTCGGTGAGTCCCGGGCGATCCTGACGGTGCGTGACGAGCTGGCGCGGTTGGGCCTGAGCCGGTCCGAGATCTACGCCAAGGGCTACTGGAACCACAACTCCCGCTCGACCCGCTGA
- a CDS encoding organic hydroperoxide resistance protein gives MPNELTKVNYVTAATATGGRAGHVTSADGLIDFDLAQPGTSPEPAVNPETLFAAGYAACFQGALANRAKTKGVDTSDSKVTAHVSFGPTADGGFGLAVELEVSMPGVEPAQAHELLELAHQFCPYSKATRDNIVVTLTAV, from the coding sequence ATGCCCAACGAACTGACCAAGGTCAACTACGTCACCGCGGCCACCGCCACTGGCGGCCGGGCCGGTCACGTCACCAGCGCCGACGGCCTCATCGACTTCGACCTTGCCCAGCCGGGCACCTCGCCGGAGCCGGCGGTCAACCCCGAGACGCTGTTCGCCGCGGGATACGCCGCCTGTTTCCAGGGCGCGCTGGCCAACCGGGCCAAGACCAAGGGAGTGGACACCTCGGACTCGAAGGTGACCGCCCACGTCTCCTTCGGGCCTACCGCCGACGGCGGCTTCGGCCTGGCAGTGGAGCTCGAGGTCAGCATGCCGGGCGTCGAGCCGGCCCAGGCCCATGAGCTGCTGGAGCTTGCGCACCAGTTCTGCCCGTACTCCAAGGCCACCCGCGACAACATCGTGGTCACGCTCACGGCGGTCTAA
- a CDS encoding L-serine ammonia-lyase yields MAISVFDLFSIGIGPSSSHTVGPMRAARTFVLGLEADGLLEKVARVRVELFGSLGATGRGHGSDRAVVLGLEGETPEDVDTDTVLSRVAEARRAEMVMLLGRHPVQLTTADLVLHRRLTLPFHPNGMRFTAFAEAIDTEPAPAEAGAESGAPEPPTPLRERTYYSVGGGFVVDEDATGADRIKADDTVLPYPFTTAAELCAHAAASGLPISQIMLANECVWRPEAEVRAGLLKIWQVMQDCVTAGCGHGGILPGGLKVRRRAPELSQSLTGDSFSTDPLRVMDWVNLFALAVNEENAAGGRVVTAPTNGAAGIIPAVLLYYRRFVPGASDDGVVRFLLTAAAIGVLYKENASISGAEVGCQGEVGSACSMAAGALCEVLGGTPAQAENAAEIGMEHNLGLTCDPIGGLVQVPCIERNAMAAVKAINAARIAMRGDGQHIVSLDKVIRTMRQTGADMQAKYKETSRGGLAVNIIEC; encoded by the coding sequence ATGGCCATCAGCGTGTTCGACCTCTTTTCGATCGGGATCGGGCCGTCGTCTTCGCACACGGTCGGCCCGATGCGTGCGGCCCGAACCTTCGTGCTGGGGTTGGAGGCCGACGGCCTGCTCGAGAAGGTCGCCCGGGTCCGCGTCGAGCTGTTCGGCTCGCTCGGCGCCACTGGCCGCGGCCACGGTTCGGACCGGGCCGTGGTGCTGGGCCTGGAGGGCGAGACCCCCGAGGACGTCGACACCGACACCGTGCTGAGCCGGGTGGCCGAGGCGCGCCGGGCTGAGATGGTGATGTTGCTGGGCCGGCATCCGGTTCAGCTGACGACCGCGGACCTGGTGCTGCACCGGCGCCTGACGCTGCCGTTTCATCCCAACGGAATGCGGTTCACCGCCTTCGCCGAGGCCATTGACACAGAACCGGCGCCGGCCGAGGCAGGCGCGGAGTCTGGCGCGCCGGAGCCGCCCACCCCGCTGCGCGAGCGGACGTACTACTCGGTCGGCGGCGGGTTCGTGGTGGACGAGGACGCGACCGGCGCCGACCGCATCAAGGCCGACGACACCGTGCTGCCCTACCCCTTCACCACCGCCGCCGAGTTGTGCGCCCACGCCGCGGCCAGCGGCTTGCCGATCTCACAGATCATGTTGGCCAACGAGTGCGTGTGGCGCCCGGAGGCCGAGGTACGCGCCGGCCTGCTCAAGATCTGGCAGGTGATGCAGGACTGCGTGACGGCCGGCTGCGGCCATGGGGGCATCCTGCCCGGCGGCCTCAAGGTGCGCCGGCGGGCCCCCGAGCTGTCCCAGTCGCTGACCGGTGACTCGTTCTCCACCGACCCGCTGCGGGTGATGGACTGGGTCAACCTGTTCGCCCTCGCCGTGAACGAGGAGAACGCCGCCGGCGGCCGGGTGGTCACCGCGCCCACCAACGGCGCGGCCGGCATCATCCCGGCCGTGCTGCTCTACTACCGCCGGTTCGTTCCCGGCGCCTCCGACGACGGCGTGGTCCGGTTCCTGCTGACGGCGGCCGCCATCGGTGTGCTCTACAAGGAGAACGCCTCGATCTCCGGCGCCGAGGTGGGCTGCCAGGGCGAGGTCGGCTCGGCCTGCTCGATGGCCGCCGGCGCGCTGTGCGAGGTGCTCGGAGGCACCCCGGCGCAGGCCGAGAACGCCGCCGAGATAGGCATGGAGCACAACCTGGGGCTGACGTGCGACCCGATCGGCGGCCTGGTCCAGGTCCCTTGCATCGAGCGCAACGCGATGGCTGCCGTGAAGGCGATCAACGCCGCCCGGATCGCGATGCGCGGCGACGGCCAGCACATCGTCAGCCTGGACAAGGTGATCCGGACGATGCGCCAGACCGGGGCCGACATGCAGGCCAAGTACAAGGAGACCTCGCGCGGCGGCCTGGCGGTCAACATCATCGAGTGCTGA
- a CDS encoding carboxypeptidase regulatory-like domain-containing protein codes for MSARRPVLALLAATSLVAGLLTSSPSYAAGPTATPSANPAPGATSAGPSRPGAGPGAGLKPSRDTTAPAPVTALGMTGNDAHSISLGWTNPTDPDFAGVLIRRAAGDAPPISASDGTLVAALGSRQATFTDKRLAPASAYSYAVFPRDKSRNVGAAATLTAETRSTSSATGLRGKLTDQQGRAISRAQVEVRETSTGNSMAWATTSGTGQFSVTGLTAGSYLLCFSPHDETAGHSPTGYLPGCYRQQPYGYGDTGTPVTVLAGKMTSGLVDYLPVAGAIAGRVTDSAGHGIADVSVSVWDPDNPNQIGHGATTRADGSYTVTGLAAGSYQVCFYGQAAHGASATGYLDECYDDQPPYESGTPVVVSLGHTSAGVNAELTAGGAITGMVTDPSGAAVPDISVGAYGAGYGSGYSDSTGQYAMTGLAAGSYSLCFDGSYVSSDAAPYGYTNSCAGDHFVTVDVVAGQATTVNGTVAQAGAVGGTVTDDSGPVAGVWVDVYDSSGRLLTSTGTNDDGSYQLTGLAPGQVTVCFDPTYTAGGYQRTCYGAQADGSGSPITVTAGQLSTADVQLSRGASITGTITDASGAAISGVLVNAYSWTSYEGYSSQTDESGSYTLSGLSADDYRVCFDPAYAEGPAAGGYAMQCYDNQPSMDTADPVTVGSAGSVTVDAVLSSGAAITGQLTGSDGAALGGAYIYAYDPESGQYATASSDYEDGSYRLPGLAAGDYSICFDAANVRRPAVTGYVNECYDNGNGALVHVSADTVTTGIDAELAVAAGITGRVTDSAGNGLSFTYVETLGVDGSYLGAGSFTDDTGRYQVTGLPATAVVVCFRSAEGGPNGAGYLFECYDDHPDASTANPVTTTAGQMRTGINAELADGAGISGQVSDLAGAGIPYAFVEVNSVDGSYLGGANTDETGRYQVAGLPATAVVVCFQTSAEGGANGAGYLSECYDNQPDASTANPVTTTAGQVRAGIDAELADASAA; via the coding sequence ATGTCTGCACGCCGTCCTGTCCTTGCCCTGCTCGCCGCGACATCTCTGGTGGCGGGGCTGCTGACCAGCTCGCCGTCCTACGCGGCCGGGCCCACCGCCACACCCAGCGCTAACCCCGCGCCCGGGGCCACCTCGGCCGGACCGAGCCGCCCCGGCGCCGGCCCCGGGGCGGGTCTCAAGCCCTCGCGCGACACCACCGCACCGGCGCCAGTCACCGCACTGGGCATGACCGGCAACGACGCGCACTCGATCAGCCTGGGCTGGACCAACCCCACCGACCCCGACTTCGCCGGGGTGCTGATCCGGCGGGCGGCCGGCGACGCCCCTCCGATCTCGGCTTCGGACGGCACGCTGGTGGCGGCGCTGGGCAGTCGGCAGGCCACGTTCACCGACAAGCGCCTGGCCCCGGCCAGCGCCTACAGCTACGCGGTGTTTCCCCGCGACAAGAGCCGCAACGTCGGCGCCGCGGCCACCCTCACCGCCGAGACCCGCTCGACCAGCAGCGCGACCGGCCTGCGCGGCAAGCTGACCGACCAGCAGGGCCGCGCGATCAGCCGGGCCCAGGTCGAGGTACGCGAGACGTCCACCGGCAACAGCATGGCCTGGGCAACCACCTCCGGCACCGGCCAGTTCTCGGTCACCGGCCTCACGGCGGGGTCCTACCTGCTGTGCTTCTCCCCTCACGACGAGACCGCCGGCCACTCGCCTACCGGTTACCTGCCTGGCTGCTACCGCCAGCAGCCCTACGGCTACGGCGACACCGGCACGCCGGTGACCGTCCTGGCCGGCAAGATGACCTCCGGCCTGGTCGACTACCTGCCGGTCGCCGGTGCGATCGCCGGCCGGGTCACCGACTCCGCCGGGCACGGCATCGCCGACGTCTCGGTGTCCGTGTGGGACCCCGACAATCCCAACCAGATCGGCCACGGCGCCACCACCCGCGCGGACGGCAGCTACACCGTGACCGGCCTGGCTGCCGGCTCGTACCAGGTGTGCTTCTACGGCCAAGCCGCACACGGGGCATCGGCCACCGGCTACCTCGACGAGTGCTATGACGACCAGCCGCCGTACGAATCCGGAACGCCTGTGGTAGTCAGCCTCGGACACACCAGCGCCGGCGTCAACGCCGAGCTGACCGCGGGCGGCGCGATCACCGGCATGGTCACCGATCCCAGCGGCGCCGCGGTTCCCGACATCTCGGTCGGGGCGTACGGCGCGGGCTACGGCTCGGGTTACAGCGACAGCACCGGTCAGTACGCCATGACCGGGTTGGCGGCTGGTAGCTACAGCCTGTGCTTCGACGGCTCGTACGTCAGCTCGGACGCCGCGCCCTACGGCTACACCAACAGCTGCGCCGGCGATCACTTCGTGACGGTGGACGTGGTGGCCGGTCAGGCCACCACGGTGAACGGGACCGTCGCTCAGGCCGGCGCGGTCGGTGGCACCGTCACCGATGACAGCGGCCCGGTCGCCGGCGTCTGGGTGGACGTCTACGACAGCTCGGGCCGCCTGCTGACCTCGACCGGCACCAACGACGACGGCAGCTACCAGCTCACCGGCCTGGCGCCGGGTCAGGTGACGGTGTGCTTCGACCCGACCTACACCGCCGGCGGCTACCAGCGGACCTGCTACGGCGCCCAGGCCGACGGCAGCGGGTCACCGATCACCGTGACCGCCGGGCAGTTGAGCACGGCCGACGTCCAACTGTCGCGGGGCGCCTCGATCACCGGCACGATCACCGACGCCTCGGGCGCTGCGATCAGTGGCGTGCTGGTCAACGCCTACAGCTGGACCTCCTACGAGGGCTACTCCTCCCAGACTGACGAGTCCGGCAGTTACACCCTCAGCGGCCTGTCCGCCGATGACTACCGAGTCTGCTTCGACCCCGCCTACGCCGAGGGTCCGGCAGCCGGCGGCTACGCCATGCAGTGCTATGACAACCAGCCCTCGATGGACACCGCGGATCCGGTCACGGTGGGATCCGCCGGCTCGGTCACGGTGGACGCGGTGCTGAGCTCGGGCGCGGCCATCACCGGGCAGCTCACCGGCTCCGACGGCGCCGCGCTCGGCGGGGCCTACATCTATGCCTATGATCCCGAGTCCGGCCAGTACGCCACTGCCAGTTCCGACTATGAGGACGGCAGCTACCGGCTGCCCGGGTTGGCCGCCGGCGACTACTCCATCTGCTTCGACGCCGCGAATGTCCGCCGACCGGCAGTCACCGGGTACGTGAACGAGTGTTACGACAACGGCAACGGCGCCCTGGTGCACGTCAGCGCCGACACGGTGACCACCGGCATCGACGCCGAGCTCGCCGTCGCCGCCGGAATCACCGGCCGGGTCACCGACTCAGCCGGCAACGGGCTCTCGTTCACCTACGTGGAAACCTTGGGGGTCGACGGCTCGTACCTCGGCGCTGGCAGCTTCACCGACGACACCGGTCGCTACCAGGTCACCGGCCTGCCTGCGACCGCGGTGGTGGTGTGCTTCCGCAGCGCCGAAGGCGGTCCGAACGGCGCCGGCTACCTGTTCGAGTGCTACGACGACCACCCGGACGCGAGCACCGCCAACCCGGTGACCACCACGGCCGGCCAGATGCGGACGGGCATCAACGCCGAACTCGCCGACGGCGCCGGCATCAGCGGCCAGGTCAGCGACTTGGCGGGCGCCGGCATCCCGTACGCCTTCGTCGAAGTCAATAGTGTCGATGGCTCGTACCTAGGCGGCGCCAACACCGACGAGACCGGCCGCTACCAGGTGGCTGGCCTGCCTGCGACCGCCGTGGTGGTGTGCTTCCAAACCTCCGCAGAGGGCGGCGCGAACGGCGCCGGCTACCTGTCCGAGTGCTATGACAACCAACCGGACGCGAGCACCGCCAACCCGGTCACCACCACCGCAGGCCAGGTGCGCGCTGGGATTGACGCCGAACTGGCCGACGCGTCGGCGGCCTGA
- a CDS encoding carboxypeptidase-like regulatory domain-containing protein translates to MRTHRPVLALFAAATLVAGLVTSSPSYATGPTAPNPATSGGSQAGTPVKPTRDSTPPGPVTKLQLTGNNAHSTSLSWVNSTDPDFAGVLIRRAAGGVPPISASDGTLVATLTTQQTTFTDKHLAAASTYSYAVFPRDKSHNAGVATTLTTATRSTSTTTGLRGKLADQQGRAIGSAQVEVRDASSGDTMAVAATATNGQFSVTGLAPGSYSLCFRTDSHTTGHSSTGYLSDCSGPRSHGSSHTGAPVSVLAGQMTPSLVEDLPTGGALSGRVTDSTGNGLPNVVIYTFDPSTPDFGPYVALTQQDGTYTVAGLAAGSYQVCFDTQGASGASATGYLDECYVDQPPRTASGTPVAVSLGQTSAGVDAALAVAGAVTGRVTDPGNAPVQDIDVDVWVHGASQLAGASRSVSNGYYTVKGLPTGSYTLCFDGSHAITAAAPYGYTNSCSGLMVDVVAGQATTLDESVEKAGAVGGAVTGGGGPVPGVWVTVSDSSGNPVSSANTDGSGNYQITGLTPGQVTVCFDPTYTAGGYQRTCHGAQADGSGTPITVTAGQLRTADVQLSRGASITGTITNASGAPISGVLVNAYGMVGFSGYYAQTDAAGNYTFSGVSADDYQICFDPSYAQAPSTGYYAAYYAAECYDNQPSFETADLVTVGASGSVPVNAVLSAGAAITGQVSGSDGAVLGGVYVYAYDPESGQQAATSSDYSDGSYRLAGLAGGDYTVCFDAFTVRQPAVTGYVNECYENQNGALVHVTTGVVTSGVDAALAVGAGIEGQVTDSAGEPIAQVTVETQGSDWGLSLSTDEAGHYRFTGLPAASLTVCFQASEGGANGAGYLSECVPVTTTAGQVSSAVDVELTDAPTA, encoded by the coding sequence ATGCGTACACACCGGCCCGTTCTTGCTCTGTTCGCCGCGGCGACCTTGGTGGCCGGATTGGTGACCAGCTCACCGTCCTACGCCACCGGGCCCACCGCGCCCAACCCTGCCACGAGCGGGGGAAGCCAGGCCGGCACGCCAGTCAAGCCGACTCGTGACAGCACCCCACCGGGACCGGTCACCAAGCTCCAGCTGACGGGCAACAACGCGCACTCCACCAGCCTGAGCTGGGTCAACTCCACCGATCCCGACTTCGCCGGGGTGCTGATCCGGCGAGCGGCTGGCGGCGTCCCGCCGATCTCGGCCTCGGACGGCACCCTGGTGGCGACCCTGACCACCCAGCAGACCACGTTCACCGACAAGCACCTGGCCGCGGCCAGCACCTACAGCTACGCGGTGTTCCCCCGGGACAAGAGCCACAACGCCGGCGTCGCGACCACCCTGACCACCGCCACCCGCTCGACCAGCACCACGACCGGCCTGCGCGGCAAGCTGGCCGACCAGCAGGGCCGCGCCATCGGCAGCGCCCAGGTCGAGGTCCGCGACGCTTCCTCCGGCGACACCATGGCCGTGGCGGCCACCGCCACCAACGGCCAGTTCTCCGTCACCGGCCTGGCCCCGGGCTCCTACTCACTCTGCTTTCGCACCGACAGCCATACCACCGGCCACTCAAGCACCGGATACCTGTCCGACTGCTCCGGCCCACGGTCCCACGGCTCCAGCCACACCGGCGCGCCGGTGTCCGTGCTGGCCGGCCAGATGACTCCCAGCCTGGTCGAGGACCTGCCAACCGGCGGCGCTCTCTCGGGCCGCGTCACCGACTCCACCGGCAATGGCCTTCCTAACGTCGTGATCTACACCTTCGATCCGAGCACCCCCGACTTCGGGCCCTACGTCGCCCTCACCCAGCAGGACGGGACCTACACCGTCGCCGGCCTGGCCGCCGGCTCGTACCAGGTCTGCTTCGACACCCAGGGCGCGAGTGGAGCGTCTGCCACCGGCTACCTCGATGAGTGCTACGTGGACCAGCCGCCGCGCACCGCCTCCGGCACGCCAGTCGCAGTGAGCCTCGGACAGACCAGCGCCGGCGTCGACGCCGCACTCGCGGTGGCCGGCGCGGTCACCGGCCGGGTCACCGATCCCGGCAACGCACCAGTGCAGGACATCGACGTCGACGTCTGGGTGCACGGCGCCTCGCAGCTCGCCGGCGCCAGCCGTAGCGTCAGCAACGGCTATTACACCGTCAAGGGGTTGCCGACCGGCAGCTACACGCTGTGCTTCGACGGCTCGCACGCCATCACTGCCGCCGCGCCCTACGGCTACACCAACAGCTGCAGCGGGCTGATGGTGGACGTGGTGGCAGGCCAGGCCACCACTCTCGATGAGAGCGTCGAGAAGGCCGGCGCGGTCGGCGGCGCCGTCACCGGCGGCGGCGGCCCGGTGCCCGGCGTCTGGGTGACCGTGTCCGACAGCTCAGGCAACCCGGTGAGCTCGGCCAACACCGACGGCAGCGGCAACTACCAGATCACCGGCCTGACGCCGGGCCAGGTGACGGTCTGCTTCGACCCGACCTACACCGCCGGCGGCTACCAGCGCACCTGCCACGGCGCCCAGGCCGACGGCAGCGGCACGCCGATCACCGTCACCGCCGGGCAGCTACGCACGGCCGACGTCCAGCTGTCGCGGGGCGCCTCGATCACCGGCACGATCACCAACGCCTCGGGCGCTCCGATCAGCGGCGTGCTGGTCAACGCCTACGGCATGGTCGGCTTCAGCGGCTACTACGCCCAGACCGACGCGGCTGGCAATTACACCTTCAGCGGGGTGAGCGCAGATGACTATCAGATCTGCTTCGACCCGTCCTACGCCCAGGCGCCGTCAACCGGCTACTACGCGGCCTACTACGCGGCCGAGTGCTATGACAACCAGCCCTCGTTCGAGACCGCTGACCTGGTCACCGTCGGCGCCTCTGGCTCGGTGCCGGTGAACGCGGTGCTGAGTGCGGGCGCGGCCATCACCGGGCAGGTCAGCGGCTCCGACGGCGCCGTGCTCGGCGGTGTCTACGTCTATGCCTACGATCCTGAGTCCGGCCAGCAGGCCGCCACCAGCTCCGACTACTCCGACGGCAGCTACCGGCTGGCCGGGCTGGCCGGGGGCGACTACACCGTGTGCTTCGACGCGTTCACCGTCCGCCAGCCGGCCGTCACCGGCTATGTGAACGAGTGCTACGAGAATCAGAACGGCGCCCTGGTGCACGTCACCACCGGTGTGGTCACGTCCGGCGTCGACGCCGCGCTGGCCGTCGGCGCCGGAATCGAGGGCCAGGTCACCGACTCCGCTGGCGAGCCGATCGCGCAGGTCACCGTCGAGACCCAGGGCAGCGACTGGGGGCTGTCTCTCAGCACCGACGAGGCCGGCCACTACCGGTTCACCGGCCTGCCGGCAGCGTCGCTGACGGTGTGCTTCCAGGCCAGCGAGGGCGGCGCCAACGGCGCCGGCTACCTGTCCGAGTGCGTGCCGGTGACCACCACCGCCGGCCAGGTCAGCTCCGCAGTGGACGTCGAGCTCACCGACGCGCCGACGGCCTGA